In Fundidesulfovibrio soli, the following are encoded in one genomic region:
- a CDS encoding sigma-54 interaction domain-containing protein → MEAFLEPFGCTSMCSFIMDSVADGVFTIDLNWKITYFNRSAELITGVSAESALGRTCAEVFRTRDCEGACVLKACIERDQRILHRTMTILHKDGTPMQVTISAAPLKDDTGRIIGGVETFRELTGFERPGRPKDDRTTQEFCTRDPYLSDVVRILPQIAESDATVLLLGESGTGKELFARAVHRLSGRSKGPFVAVNCGALPEQLMESELFGYKAGAFTDARKDKPGRFELAEGGTLLLDEIGDLPYSLQAKILRVLQERVYEPLGGVRSQKANVRVVASTNRDLARMVDEGLFRGDLYYRLNVVQFKLPPLRERSQDIPLLVEHFLRLRRGSTPGKQISGVTPEVMRILTRYDYPGNIRELENIIEYACILCPGGLIEAGHLPRHLRPAAPANNGGDLPMSMVEIRLQAAQRAVRRNQGNRNAACRELGITKDTLRRILRSTGEDEE, encoded by the coding sequence ATGGAAGCATTCCTGGAGCCGTTCGGCTGCACGTCCATGTGCTCGTTCATCATGGACAGCGTGGCCGACGGCGTGTTCACCATCGATCTGAACTGGAAGATCACCTACTTCAACCGTTCGGCCGAGCTCATCACGGGCGTGTCGGCCGAATCCGCGTTGGGGCGCACCTGCGCCGAGGTGTTCCGCACGCGCGACTGCGAAGGGGCCTGCGTGCTCAAAGCCTGCATCGAGCGGGACCAGCGCATCCTGCACCGCACCATGACCATCCTGCACAAGGACGGCACCCCCATGCAGGTAACCATCAGCGCCGCCCCCCTGAAGGACGACACAGGGCGCATCATCGGCGGGGTGGAAACCTTCCGCGAACTCACCGGCTTCGAGCGCCCCGGCCGCCCCAAGGACGACAGGACCACCCAGGAGTTCTGCACCCGCGACCCGTACCTCTCCGACGTGGTGCGCATCCTGCCGCAGATCGCCGAAAGCGACGCCACAGTGCTTCTGCTGGGCGAATCCGGCACCGGCAAGGAGCTCTTCGCCCGTGCGGTGCACCGGCTCTCAGGGCGCTCCAAGGGGCCCTTCGTGGCCGTGAACTGCGGGGCCCTGCCGGAGCAGCTCATGGAATCCGAGCTGTTCGGCTACAAGGCCGGGGCCTTCACCGACGCCCGCAAGGACAAGCCCGGCCGGTTCGAACTGGCCGAAGGCGGCACCCTGCTGCTCGACGAGATCGGCGACCTGCCCTATTCCCTTCAGGCCAAGATCCTGCGCGTGCTGCAGGAGCGGGTCTACGAGCCGCTGGGCGGCGTGCGCAGCCAGAAGGCCAACGTGCGCGTGGTGGCCTCCACCAACCGTGACCTGGCCAGGATGGTGGACGAGGGCCTGTTCAGGGGCGACCTCTACTATCGGCTCAACGTTGTGCAGTTCAAGCTGCCGCCCCTGCGGGAGCGCAGCCAGGACATCCCGCTGCTGGTGGAGCACTTCCTGCGGCTGCGGCGCGGCTCCACGCCGGGCAAGCAGATCAGCGGGGTGACCCCGGAGGTCATGCGCATCCTGACCCGCTACGACTACCCCGGCAACATCCGCGAACTGGAGAACATCATCGAATACGCCTGCATCCTCTGCCCGGGCGGGCTGATCGAGGCCGGGCACCTGCCCAGGCACCTGCGCCCGGCTGCTCCCGCCAACAACGGGGGGGATCTGCCCATGAGCATGGTGGAGATACGCCTCCAGGCCGCGCAGCGGGCCGTTCGCCGCAACCAGGGCAACCGCAATGCGGCCTGCCGTGAGCTTGGAATCACCAAGGACACCCTGCGCAGGATTCTTCGGAGCACCGGCGAGGACGAAGAATAA
- a CDS encoding iron-sulfur cluster assembly scaffold protein, producing the protein MNLTLTITGRRCDLALHPVSSKTVERIKELGRKFYTKKYIHWWRNGNTSTCGMKIDDECVIKVDLDGQPAAMDSTGIADSAVLLRRRHYLDSKARYLALLGYDDEYCHMNWTWKDVDSFDPARFHFFVHRWDRILGSTDFLILDDVRYNGRFADEQDWGGSCGFSLVDPTIIDLEAVRREVAVESVPELVMHTPEHVPASTSAAIMPMMPETPLTIAVEGANASGTYGCTSCSLPIRMDLRIKNGTVEAAGGSSEGCEYSKQCLTALSNLVEGKSVDECAYLTHEDLRKHLPKLPGSLYCDVFTVGALKIALRNWERKAA; encoded by the coding sequence ATGAATCTCACACTCACCATCACCGGACGGCGCTGCGACCTCGCCCTGCACCCCGTGTCCTCCAAGACAGTCGAACGCATCAAGGAGCTCGGCCGCAAGTTCTACACCAAGAAGTACATCCACTGGTGGCGCAACGGCAACACCAGCACCTGCGGAATGAAGATCGACGACGAATGCGTCATCAAGGTGGACCTGGACGGCCAGCCCGCCGCCATGGACTCCACGGGCATCGCGGACAGCGCCGTGCTGCTGCGCCGCCGCCACTACCTGGACAGCAAGGCGCGCTACCTGGCCCTGCTCGGCTACGACGACGAATATTGCCACATGAACTGGACCTGGAAGGACGTGGACTCCTTCGACCCGGCCCGCTTCCACTTCTTCGTGCACCGCTGGGACCGCATCCTGGGCTCCACGGACTTCCTGATCCTCGACGACGTGCGCTACAACGGCCGTTTCGCAGACGAGCAGGACTGGGGCGGCAGCTGCGGCTTCAGCCTGGTGGACCCGACCATCATCGACCTGGAAGCCGTGCGCCGCGAAGTGGCCGTCGAGAGCGTCCCCGAGTTGGTCATGCACACGCCCGAACACGTGCCCGCCAGCACCAGCGCGGCCATCATGCCCATGATGCCCGAGACCCCGCTGACCATCGCCGTGGAAGGGGCCAACGCCTCGGGCACCTACGGCTGCACCAGCTGCAGCCTGCCCATCCGCATGGATCTGCGCATCAAGAACGGCACGGTGGAAGCCGCGGGCGGTTCGTCGGAGGGCTGCGAGTACAGCAAGCAGTGCCTCACCGCACTCTCCAATCTGGTGGAGGGCAAGAGCGTGGACGAGTGCGCCTACCTGACCCACGAGGACCTGCGCAAGCACCTGCCCAAGCTCCCCGGAAGCCTGTACTGCGACGTGTTCACTGTGGGCGCGCTCAAGATCGCCCTGCGCAACTGGGAGAGGAAGGCCGCCTAG
- a CDS encoding MASE1 domain-containing protein gives MSAPLRLLFAAASYFACAILSFNIAMATSSIAVVWPAAGVGYAMALLWGRKIIPATMAADFAATLFFAPPLQSLLFACGNGLALYAGCRITSRFGGRREFYLHPRGMFVFIASVLALSVISSAVGTATEYALANLPGCETARIWWLWLLGDFTGVTLVAPLILALARMGLRGLGGNLRELAAIFCCALLTGFLLLTGTNFFAEGYPTPFILMPFFVWGAFRLGHREFYSLLLALAAIAVWATHAGYQLFPTSSATQSYLLLQSYFVIIALLCLLVHSVVSERARAYASALRSRDALAFGLADLAEMRDQETGEHLLRTKRYLRLLIRGLKEGAVYEEQLNDGRDELIAEAGPLHDIGKVGVPDAILRKPGGLTPEEFEEIKRHPEYGVKTLERIISSMGGSDFMDVAREIIQSHHEKWDGSGYPRGLSGKNIPLSSRLMALADVYDALTSSRVYRARMTHDQAREIILQGRGAHFDPQVVDAFLRMEREFFQTSRRHREADDRHPVPGDPGTPA, from the coding sequence GTGTCTGCCCCCTTACGGCTGCTGTTTGCGGCGGCGAGCTATTTCGCCTGCGCTATCCTGTCGTTCAATATAGCCATGGCCACCAGCTCCATTGCGGTCGTCTGGCCGGCGGCCGGGGTCGGCTACGCCATGGCCCTGCTCTGGGGCCGCAAGATCATCCCGGCCACCATGGCCGCCGACTTCGCCGCCACGCTCTTCTTCGCGCCTCCGTTGCAATCCCTGCTGTTCGCCTGCGGCAACGGCCTGGCCTTGTACGCCGGCTGCCGGATCACATCCCGATTCGGGGGGCGAAGGGAGTTTTATCTCCACCCCCGGGGCATGTTCGTCTTCATCGCGTCGGTTCTGGCGCTGAGCGTCATCTCATCCGCCGTGGGCACGGCCACGGAGTACGCGCTGGCGAACCTGCCGGGCTGCGAGACAGCCAGGATATGGTGGCTCTGGCTGCTGGGGGACTTCACCGGAGTCACGCTGGTCGCCCCCCTGATCCTGGCCCTGGCCAGGATGGGGCTTCGCGGCCTGGGGGGCAACCTCCGGGAGCTGGCGGCGATCTTCTGCTGCGCGCTGCTCACCGGTTTTCTCCTCCTGACGGGAACCAACTTCTTCGCGGAGGGTTACCCCACGCCGTTCATCCTCATGCCGTTCTTCGTCTGGGGGGCCTTCCGCCTCGGCCACCGCGAGTTCTACTCCCTGCTGCTGGCCCTGGCGGCCATCGCCGTGTGGGCCACCCACGCGGGATACCAGCTGTTCCCCACCTCGTCCGCGACGCAGTCCTACCTGTTGCTGCAGTCCTATTTCGTGATCATCGCGCTGTTGTGCCTGCTGGTGCATTCCGTGGTCAGCGAGAGGGCCCGGGCCTACGCCTCCGCGCTCCGCAGCAGGGACGCCCTGGCCTTCGGGCTGGCCGACCTGGCCGAAATGCGCGACCAGGAGACGGGCGAGCATCTGCTGCGCACCAAACGCTACCTGCGGCTTCTCATCAGGGGGCTCAAGGAGGGCGCCGTCTACGAGGAGCAGCTGAACGACGGGCGCGACGAGCTGATCGCCGAAGCAGGGCCACTGCACGACATCGGCAAGGTCGGCGTGCCCGACGCCATCCTGCGCAAGCCCGGCGGGCTCACCCCGGAAGAGTTCGAGGAGATCAAGCGCCACCCCGAGTACGGGGTCAAAACCCTGGAGAGGATCATCAGCAGCATGGGCGGCAGTGACTTCATGGACGTGGCTCGCGAGATCATCCAGAGCCACCATGAGAAATGGGACGGCAGCGGATACCCGCGCGGCCTGTCCGGGAAGAACATCCCCCTGTCGTCCAGGCTCATGGCCCTGGCGGACGTCTACGATGCCCTCACCAGCAGCAGGGTGTACCGGGCGCGCATGACGCACGACCAGGCCAGGGAGATCATCCTCCAGGGCAGGGGTGCCCACTTCGACCCGCAGGTGGTGGACGCCTTCCTGCGCATGGAGCGCGAATTCTTCCAGACCTCCCGCAGGCACCGCGAAGCGGACGACCGGCACCCGGTCCCCGGCGACCCGGGCACTCCGGCCTGA
- a CDS encoding transporter substrate-binding domain-containing protein, producing MRKAGLDAGFEPFPVAAENRLDAEMASGKLHLAFIPPNANRLALEGRQLIAAIRIPLERGLLGSRVCLVRGTDKDLLKDVKSLEAFRRFKVGQGYGWGDIDVYAAAGVSVVEAPFTSQSAPLRALASGHFDLLPMGASEFQAFLDRSKEEGLGIVADNHIVIRYPWFRFIWVSKTAPNAAALLEGLERGLDIMARDGSFIRIFEHYKGKIDTAVFRGRTSIELASPYAQASDIPAKYRHLLIEAR from the coding sequence TTGAGGAAGGCTGGCCTGGACGCCGGTTTCGAACCGTTCCCCGTTGCGGCGGAAAATCGCCTCGACGCCGAGATGGCCTCGGGCAAGCTTCACCTGGCCTTCATCCCCCCCAACGCCAACCGCCTGGCCCTTGAGGGCAGGCAGTTGATCGCAGCCATCAGGATACCCCTGGAACGGGGACTGCTGGGGTCCAGGGTCTGCCTCGTCCGGGGCACCGACAAGGACCTGCTCAAGGACGTCAAATCCCTTGAGGCCTTCAGGCGGTTCAAAGTGGGGCAGGGCTACGGCTGGGGGGACATAGATGTCTATGCGGCGGCTGGCGTCTCCGTTGTAGAGGCCCCGTTCACGTCGCAGTCCGCGCCGCTGCGCGCGCTGGCCTCCGGGCATTTCGATCTGCTGCCGATGGGGGCCAGCGAGTTCCAGGCCTTTCTGGACCGCTCGAAGGAGGAAGGTCTGGGCATCGTGGCGGACAACCATATCGTCATCCGCTATCCGTGGTTCCGGTTCATCTGGGTTTCCAAGACGGCCCCGAATGCGGCGGCCCTGCTGGAGGGCCTGGAAAGAGGGCTGGATATCATGGCTCGCGACGGATCGTTCATCAGGATATTCGAACACTATAAAGGAAAGATCGACACAGCCGTGTTCCGCGGCAGAACCTCCATCGAGCTTGCGAGCCCCTACGCGCAGGCGTCGGATATCCCCGCCAAGTACAGACATCTGCTCATAGAGGCGCGTTGA
- a CDS encoding glycosyltransferase family 2 protein — protein MSTLDFSLIVPCYNEQDMLPLFLQEAVPQLDTQIGRSWEIIVVDDGSQDNTAAIVALHNAKDPRIKGVFLSRNFGHQAAVNAGLAYAIGDAVGVIDCDLQDPIAVLIEMYNACSQGVEVCYGIRQKRDAPALLRFFYSLFYWLMSNTSNHAWPRDAGDFCVMSRRALNAILLLPERSRMLRGLRSWVGFPQKGFPYARPRRLSGRSKYNIRKLVDLALLGFVGFSDAPLRLIGVFGFAVGLVALLIMLSVVINRLFPHFTLLGYWVGSSPMAATILVVFLFFMGLLFIFLGILGEYIRVVLHEVKGRPVALVTTTVGSLPASNSTSVVSPTEVSNCPCEK, from the coding sequence ATGAGCACTCTTGATTTTTCCCTAATCGTACCCTGCTACAATGAGCAGGACATGCTCCCCCTCTTTCTCCAGGAGGCTGTCCCGCAACTCGACACACAAATCGGGCGGTCGTGGGAGATCATCGTCGTCGACGACGGCAGCCAGGACAATACGGCCGCGATAGTCGCCCTGCACAATGCCAAAGACCCCCGGATCAAGGGTGTGTTCCTCAGCCGCAACTTCGGCCACCAGGCGGCGGTCAATGCCGGGCTGGCCTACGCCATCGGGGATGCCGTCGGGGTGATCGACTGCGACCTGCAGGACCCGATAGCCGTGCTCATCGAGATGTACAACGCCTGCAGCCAAGGCGTCGAAGTTTGCTACGGAATCCGCCAGAAGCGTGATGCCCCCGCCCTGCTGAGGTTCTTCTATTCCTTGTTCTACTGGCTGATGAGCAACACCTCGAACCACGCCTGGCCGCGCGACGCTGGGGATTTTTGCGTGATGTCCAGGCGGGCGCTCAACGCGATCCTGCTGCTGCCAGAGCGCTCGCGCATGCTGCGTGGGCTTCGCTCCTGGGTCGGCTTCCCGCAGAAGGGGTTCCCCTACGCTAGGCCGCGCAGGCTCTCCGGCAGGAGCAAGTACAACATCCGCAAACTTGTCGACCTCGCCCTGCTGGGCTTTGTCGGATTCTCGGACGCCCCACTGAGGCTGATCGGGGTATTCGGCTTTGCCGTCGGGCTCGTGGCCCTGCTGATCATGCTTTCCGTCGTAATCAACCGCCTTTTCCCCCATTTCACCCTGCTTGGCTACTGGGTGGGCTCCAGCCCCATGGCTGCGACGATCCTTGTGGTCTTTCTCTTCTTCATGGGCCTGCTGTTCATCTTTCTCGGCATCCTCGGCGAGTACATCCGTGTCGTGCTGCATGAAGTCAAAGGTCGCCCCGTAGCCCTGGTTACCACGACCGTGGGAAGCCTGCCGGCCTCGAACTCAACCTCCGTCGTGTCACCCACAGAGGTCTCCAATTGTCCATGCGAGAAATAA
- a CDS encoding class I SAM-dependent methyltransferase — protein MTEHWHDIASLDHFWIRRRFEVLTRLVPGFDQARLPVADIGCGRGLLQRQLETAFGLSVDGFDLDEQALSRNISTASRVFLYNIHDRSEKLYKAYGTIFLFDVLEHIEDQQHFLQSALHHLRPGGQMLVNLPAYNHLFSTYDTMAGHLRRYTLPQAVSVLQAAGLKLRKVTYWGAPYYPLLLVRKVILSRKQSEKDVIEKGFEVNTDTLNKLLGLFGRLEPLPQKLFGTSVMAVCEKMA, from the coding sequence ATGACTGAGCACTGGCATGATATCGCCAGCCTGGACCATTTCTGGATCCGCCGCCGATTTGAAGTGCTGACCCGCCTTGTGCCTGGATTCGACCAGGCCCGGCTCCCCGTCGCCGACATCGGTTGCGGGCGGGGCCTGTTGCAGCGGCAGCTTGAAACCGCGTTCGGTCTAAGCGTCGACGGGTTCGACCTCGACGAGCAAGCACTTTCCCGGAACATCAGCACGGCCAGTCGCGTCTTTCTCTACAACATCCATGACCGTTCTGAGAAACTGTATAAGGCTTACGGCACCATCTTCCTCTTCGACGTCCTTGAGCATATTGAGGACCAACAGCATTTTCTCCAGTCAGCACTGCACCACCTCCGGCCAGGCGGACAGATGCTGGTCAACCTCCCTGCCTACAATCACCTGTTCTCGACCTATGACACCATGGCGGGCCATCTCAGGCGGTACACGCTGCCCCAGGCCGTCTCCGTGCTACAGGCCGCAGGGCTCAAGCTGCGCAAGGTGACATATTGGGGGGCCCCCTACTATCCGCTGCTGCTGGTGCGGAAGGTGATTCTCTCCCGGAAGCAATCGGAAAAGGACGTCATCGAGAAAGGGTTCGAGGTCAATACCGACACCTTGAACAAACTGCTCGGCTTGTTCGGTCGTCTGGAGCCACTGCCCCAGAAACTGTTCGGCACCTCTGTCATGGCCGTGTGCGAAAAGATGGCGTGA
- a CDS encoding aminotransferase class I/II-fold pyridoxal phosphate-dependent enzyme, protein MHKFARMERLPPYVFAVVNELKMQMRRQGVDIVDLGMGNPDIPTPKHIVDKLTEASQKGVNHRYSASKGIPGLRLAMANWYLRRFGVELDADSEVVVTMGAKEGLAHLALAMLQPGDVVFATDPAYPIHPYASIISGADVRRIPFGKGRDFFEDLLAATKQTWPQPKLLIISYPQNPTAEVVELEFFDKIVAFCKDHNMLCIHDFAYADLCFDGYKAPSFLQAKGAKDVGVEFFSMSKSYSMAGWRVGFCCGNKEIVQALTRIKSYLDYGIFQPIQIAAAVALNGPQDCVTEICDIYRDRRDALIEGLERAGWIVPPPKATMFVWAQIPEEFRHMGSVEFSKMLLKEGHVAVSPGLGFGHFGDDHVRFALVENRHRINQAVRGIKKALSGES, encoded by the coding sequence ATGCATAAATTCGCGCGCATGGAGCGCCTGCCTCCCTATGTCTTCGCCGTCGTCAACGAACTGAAGATGCAGATGCGCCGTCAGGGCGTGGACATTGTCGACCTCGGCATGGGCAACCCGGACATTCCCACCCCCAAGCACATCGTGGACAAGCTCACCGAGGCTTCCCAGAAGGGTGTGAACCACCGCTACTCGGCATCCAAGGGCATCCCGGGCCTGCGCCTGGCCATGGCCAACTGGTACCTGCGCCGCTTCGGCGTGGAGCTCGACGCCGACTCCGAGGTGGTGGTGACCATGGGCGCCAAGGAAGGCCTGGCCCACCTGGCCCTGGCCATGCTCCAGCCCGGCGACGTCGTGTTCGCCACGGACCCCGCCTATCCCATCCATCCGTACGCCTCCATCATTTCGGGCGCGGACGTCCGGCGCATTCCCTTCGGCAAGGGGCGCGACTTCTTCGAGGACCTGCTGGCCGCCACCAAGCAGACCTGGCCCCAGCCCAAGCTGCTCATCATCAGCTACCCGCAGAACCCCACCGCCGAAGTGGTCGAACTGGAGTTCTTCGACAAGATCGTGGCCTTCTGCAAAGACCACAACATGCTCTGCATCCACGACTTCGCCTACGCCGACCTCTGCTTCGACGGCTACAAGGCCCCCTCCTTCCTGCAGGCCAAGGGCGCCAAGGACGTGGGCGTGGAGTTCTTCTCCATGTCCAAGAGCTACTCCATGGCCGGCTGGCGCGTGGGCTTCTGCTGTGGCAACAAGGAGATCGTCCAGGCCCTGACCCGCATCAAGAGCTACCTGGACTACGGCATCTTCCAGCCCATCCAGATCGCGGCCGCCGTGGCCCTCAACGGCCCGCAGGACTGCGTGACCGAAATCTGCGACATCTACCGCGACCGCCGCGACGCCCTGATCGAAGGGCTGGAGCGCGCCGGATGGATCGTCCCGCCGCCCAAGGCCACCATGTTCGTCTGGGCCCAGATTCCCGAGGAATTCCGGCACATGGGCTCGGTGGAGTTCTCCAAGATGCTCCTCAAGGAGGGCCACGTGGCCGTCTCGCCCGGCCTTGGCTTCGGCCACTTCGGCGACGACCACGTCCGCTTCGCCCTGGTGGAGAACCGCCACCGCATCAACCAGGCCGTGCGCGGCATCAAAAAGGCCCTGTCGGGAGAATCATGA
- a CDS encoding homoserine dehydrogenase, with protein sequence MSAQQVRIGLAGFGVVGQGLTSILSGSAQWIERRLGRPVAVHAVALRDPHKQRAVPIPEGARVVLSPLELAQDPDIDIVVELMGGLGMAYDLIRLALASGKHVVTANKHLLAERGEELFALAAQKGVGLYYEASVCGGIPIVQTLKESLAGNRILAVTGILNGTSNFILSRMSSKGLTYQAALKKAQRKGYAEADPTLDVEGFDAAHKLVLLIRLAYGHDYPLHKLPVTGITGVTPLDIAYAKEFGCQVKLIGQAKMVDGKIMAGVHPMMLSHSYLLAQVHGAFNAVRVVGDAVGAVMLYGQGAGGLPTGSAVLADIMDLARDGAAPNNTGFPEKILPPADILPPEEECSRRYFRFNVEDKPGVLAALAQALGDVGISIYQVVQKVDPSAPDSNIVPIVFMTHQAKQRDVEKALESIRAMPFVKAEPVHLRVL encoded by the coding sequence ATGTCCGCCCAGCAGGTGCGCATCGGCCTCGCCGGGTTCGGCGTCGTGGGGCAGGGGCTCACGTCCATCCTCTCCGGCAGCGCCCAGTGGATCGAACGCCGCCTGGGCCGCCCGGTGGCCGTGCACGCCGTGGCCCTGCGCGACCCGCACAAGCAGCGGGCCGTGCCCATTCCCGAGGGGGCGCGCGTGGTCTTGAGCCCGCTCGAACTCGCGCAGGACCCGGACATCGACATCGTGGTCGAGCTCATGGGCGGGCTGGGCATGGCCTACGACCTCATCCGACTGGCCCTGGCCTCGGGCAAGCACGTGGTCACCGCCAACAAGCACCTGCTGGCCGAACGCGGGGAGGAGCTCTTCGCCCTGGCCGCCCAGAAGGGCGTGGGCCTCTACTACGAGGCCAGCGTCTGCGGCGGCATCCCCATCGTGCAGACCCTCAAGGAGTCCCTGGCGGGCAACCGCATCCTGGCGGTCACCGGCATATTGAACGGCACCTCCAACTTCATCCTCTCGCGCATGTCCTCCAAGGGGCTGACCTACCAGGCCGCGCTCAAGAAGGCCCAGAGGAAAGGCTACGCGGAAGCGGACCCCACCCTGGACGTGGAAGGCTTCGACGCCGCCCACAAGCTGGTGCTGCTCATCCGGCTGGCCTACGGGCACGACTACCCGCTGCACAAGCTCCCGGTGACGGGCATCACCGGCGTGACCCCGCTGGACATCGCCTACGCCAAGGAGTTCGGCTGCCAGGTCAAGCTCATCGGACAGGCCAAGATGGTGGACGGCAAGATCATGGCCGGCGTGCATCCCATGATGCTCAGCCACTCCTACCTGCTGGCCCAGGTGCATGGCGCGTTCAACGCCGTGCGCGTGGTGGGCGACGCCGTGGGCGCGGTGATGCTCTACGGGCAGGGCGCGGGCGGGCTGCCCACCGGCAGCGCCGTGCTGGCCGACATCATGGACCTTGCCCGCGACGGCGCGGCCCCCAACAACACCGGCTTCCCCGAAAAGATCCTCCCTCCCGCGGACATCCTGCCGCCCGAGGAGGAGTGCAGCCGCCGCTACTTCCGCTTCAACGTGGAGGACAAGCCCGGCGTGCTCGCCGCCCTGGCCCAGGCCCTGGGCGACGTGGGCATCTCCATCTACCAGGTGGTGCAGAAGGTGGACCCCTCGGCCCCCGACAGCAATATCGTGCCCATCGTGTTCATGACCCATCAGGCCAAGCAGCGCGACGTGGAGAAGGCCCTGGAGAGCATCCGGGCCATGCCCTTCGTCAAGGCCGAACCCGTGCACCTTCGGGTGCTGTAA
- a CDS encoding C1 family peptidase has product MPRPGRCLFAVLLLTLTILAAPRLSLAADTLSFEPGDSLETLREKIRLNGYDFTVGETWVYALPEAAKKNLRTRGAIPSSPPKTPAPRLTSLDAAAPLALPASFDWRDKGGKSYIGPIRNQGDCGSCYAFAAAATAEGAYNVATGRTGANCADFSEQFIAFCLGTYGPYSSHFNGCDGADYDYAELLALTQVGVARESALPYTGVPPSGCDRSAYAVIRFKGWGRVACSDIDAIKAAIMANGPVDAAVNVTSAFDAYNGGVYQDDQAGCPGYDCAYTTTNHAITLVGWNDNGDAANNGYWILRNSWGTSWGEQGYMRIKYGSARVSCSVAYLTYPRQTGDRLNGALKLLLQ; this is encoded by the coding sequence ATGCCCAGGCCCGGACGCTGCCTCTTCGCCGTACTTCTCCTGACCCTGACGATCCTTGCCGCACCCCGCCTCTCTCTCGCCGCCGATACGCTGTCCTTCGAACCCGGCGACAGCCTCGAAACCCTGCGCGAGAAGATCCGCCTCAACGGCTACGACTTCACCGTGGGCGAGACCTGGGTTTACGCGCTGCCCGAAGCCGCCAAGAAGAACCTGCGCACCAGGGGGGCAATCCCCTCATCCCCCCCCAAAACCCCGGCCCCGCGCCTGACCTCCCTGGACGCCGCCGCGCCCCTGGCGCTCCCGGCCTCCTTCGACTGGCGCGACAAGGGCGGCAAGAGCTACATCGGCCCGATCAGGAACCAGGGCGACTGCGGCTCGTGCTACGCCTTCGCCGCCGCGGCCACGGCCGAAGGCGCCTACAACGTGGCCACCGGCAGGACCGGCGCCAACTGCGCCGACTTTTCCGAGCAGTTCATCGCCTTCTGCCTGGGCACCTACGGCCCCTACTCCAGCCATTTCAACGGCTGCGACGGCGCGGACTACGACTACGCCGAACTGCTCGCCCTGACCCAGGTGGGCGTGGCCCGCGAGTCCGCCCTGCCCTACACCGGCGTGCCCCCCTCCGGCTGCGACCGCTCGGCCTACGCCGTGATCCGCTTCAAGGGCTGGGGCCGCGTGGCCTGCTCCGACATCGACGCCATCAAGGCCGCCATCATGGCCAACGGCCCGGTGGACGCGGCCGTGAACGTCACCTCGGCCTTCGACGCCTACAATGGCGGCGTCTACCAGGACGACCAGGCCGGCTGCCCCGGCTACGACTGCGCCTACACCACCACCAACCACGCCATCACCCTGGTGGGTTGGAACGACAACGGCGACGCCGCCAACAACGGCTACTGGATCCTGCGCAACAGCTGGGGCACCAGCTGGGGGGAGCAGGGCTACATGCGCATCAAGTACGGCTCGGCCCGCGTCTCCTGCTCGGTGGCCTACCTGACCTACCCGCGCCAGACGGGCGACCGCCTGAACGGGGCGCTCAAGCTGCTGCTGCAGTAG